One window of the Cydia fagiglandana chromosome 22, ilCydFagi1.1, whole genome shotgun sequence genome contains the following:
- the LOC134675628 gene encoding ankyrin-3-like: MTTETATPTQADASTAFLRAARAGQIEKIISLLEQGVDINVSNANGLNAIHLASKDGHLEVVRELLQRGAAIDAATKKGNTALHIASLAGQEAVVKLLVQNEAQVNIQSQNGFTPLYMAAQENHDGVVKFLLANGANQSLATEDGFTPLAVAMQQGHEKVVAVLLEADTRGRVRLPALHIAAKKDDVKAANLLLENEHNPDVTSKSGFTPLHIAAHYGNEAVARLLLAKGADVNCPAKHNICPLHVAAKWGKQNMVSLLCDNGANVEARTRDGLTPLHCAARSGHERVVEALLDRGAPITSKSKNGLAPLHMAAQGDHAEAARVLLARRAPVDDVTVDYLTALHVAAHCGHAKVAKLLLDRNADANARALNGFTPLHIACKKNRIKVVELLLKYGASIQATTESGLTPLHVAAFMGCMNIVIYLLQHEANPDVPTVRGETPLHLAARANQTDIIRILLRNGAAVEAKARERQTPLHIASRLGNVDIAVLLLQHGADVRAHTADHYNALHIAAKQHNHDVAAALIEHNAPLTATTKKGFTALHLAAKYGNLKVANLLLAHGASPDSPGKNGMTPLHIAAQYDQQAVATTLLEKGADAKAVAKNGHTPLHIAARKNQMETAATLLEYGALTNAESKAGFTPLHLAAQQGHAEMCSLLVEHEAGVDHQAKNGLAGLHLAAQEDRVPVAQLLVKNGAEVDICTKGGYTPLHIASHYGQANMVRFLLESGASVKAQTTHGYTALHHAAQQGHINIVNILLEHKADANATTTNGQTPLDIASKLGYVTVMETLKEVSEPSIAPASQEKYKVVAPETMLETFMSDSEEEGGEDTILNDQPYRYLTADDMKSLGDDSLPIDVTRDERTESALSHKNIMEVSTGSVNGMPYQPQQEVVVKSISRYSTAAAPEGYCYNVDPTLPKKRLQWKNFLVSFLVDARGGAMRGCRGGGVRVIVPPLSAQQPTRITCRYLKPSRINHMPPLMEGEALASRVLEMGPVSAKFLGPVILEVPHYASLRGKEREIVILRSDNGTSWREHNTDATDDVVQDILHETLEIEDTNEDDKGWDAPRVTRILTHDFPQYFAVISRIRQEVHAIGPEGGMVSSSVVPQVQAVFPQGALTKKIKVGLQVNLFKPRKGVKDKNLKKITVNNVSKKKRFSLIW; encoded by the exons GTGAACATCCAGTCCCAAAACGGGTTTACGCCGCTCTACATGGCCGCGCAGGAGAACCATGATGGCGTCGTCAAGTTCCTCCTCGCCAACGGAGCCAATCAGAGCCTCGCCACTGAG GACGGCTTCACGCCTCTCGCAGTGGCGATGCAACAAGGCCATGAAAAAGTGGTAGCCGTACTTCTAGAGGCTGACACCAGGGGCAGGGTCAGACTGCCAGCTCTCCACATCGCTGCCAAGAAGGACGACGTCAAAGCAGCTAACTTACTTTTGGAG AACGAACACAATCCTGACGTGACTTCGAAGTCTGGCTTCACTCCGCTTCACATCGCAGCACATTACGGCAACGAAGCGGTAGCCCGACTTCTCTTGGCTAAGGGTGCTGATGTCAACTGTCCCGCCAAACACAACATCTGCCCGCTTCATGTTGCTGCTAAATGGG GCAAACAGAACATGGTATCCCTGCTCTGTGACAACGGCGCGAACGTTGAAGCTCGCACTCGCGACGGTCTCACGCCACTCCATTGCGCGGCGCGTTCCGGACATGAACGGGTTGTTGAAGCGTTGCTGGATCGCGGAGCTCCCATCACTAGCAAGAGCAAG AACGGCCTCGCCCCCCTCCACATGGCGGCACAGGGTGACCATGCAGAAGCGGCACGGGTGCTTCTCGCGCGCAGAGCCCCCGTAGACGATGTCACCGTGGATTACCTTACTGCGCTGCATGTCGCCGCGCACTGTGGCCACGCTAAGGTCGCTAAGCTTTTGTTAGATCG GAATGCTGACGCCAACGCTCGTGCTCTAAACGGCTTCACGCCTCTCCACATAGCTTGTAAGAAGAACAGGATCAAGGTGGTCGAGCTACTTCTGAAATATGGAGCAA GTATCCAAGCCACCACGGAATCAGGGCTGACACCTCTCCACGTGGCAGCTTTCATGGGCTGCATGAACATCGTCATCTACCTTCTGCAGCATGAGGCCAACCCTGATGTACCCACCGTTCGAGGAGAGACACCTCTACACCTTGCTGCTAGAGCTAATCAG ACGGACATCATCCGCATCCTCCTTCGCAACGGCGCAGCGGTGGAAGCCAAGGCCCGCGAGCGGCAGACTCCCCTGCACATAGCCTCGCGCCTCGGCAATGTCGACATTGCAgtgttactgctgcagcacggCGCAGATGTGCGTGCGCATACCGCTGACCACTACAACGCGCTGCACATAGCCGCTAAACAGCATAATCATGAT GTAGCGGCAGCTCTAATAGAACACAACGCTCCCCTGACGGCCACCACCAAGAAAGGTTTCACGGCCTTGCACCTCGCTGCCAAATATGGAAACCTGAAG GTGGCGAACTTACTCCTTGCACACGGTGCCTCCCCGGACTCTCCTGGAAAAAACGGCATGACGCCATTACACATCGCCGCTCAGTATGACCAGCAGGCCGTTGCCACCACACTGCTTGAAAAGGGCGCTGATGCCAAG GCTGTGGCAAAGAACGGGCACACCCCTCTGCACATAGCAGCCCGCAAGAATCAGATGGAGACAGCAGCAACTCTGTTGGAGTATGGGGCGCTCACAAACGCAGAATCCAAGGCTGGGTTCACACCATTGCATCTTGCCGCTCAGCAG GGTCACGCAGAGATGTGCTCATTGCTAGTGGAACATGAAGCCGGGGTAGACCACCAGGCTAAGAACGGCCTCGCCGGACTCCATCTTGCTGCTCAAGAGGACCGGGTTCCGGTAGCCCAGCTGCTGGTGAAGAATGGAGCGGAG GTGGACATTTGCACTAAAGGCGGGTACACACCGCTGCACATTGCCAGCCATTACGGTCAGGCCAACATGGTGCGGTTCTTGCTCGAAAGTGGAGCCTCTGTCAAGGCACAGACAACACATGG ATACACGGCACTTCATCACGCAGCACAGCAGGGGCACATCAACATCGTCAATATTCTGCTGGAGCATAAAGCTGATGCTAATGCCACTACAACG AACGGTCAAACTCCCTTGGACATCGCATCCAAGCTCGGCTACGTGACAGTCATGGAGACATTGAAGGAAGTCTCGGAACCGTCCATAGCACCAGCTTCCCAGGAGAAATACAAGGTCGTGGCTCCGGAGACTATGCTAGAGACGTTCATGTCAGACTCCGAGGAAGAAGGAG GCGAGGATACGATCCTCAACGACCAGCCGTACCGATACCTAACTGCAGATGACATGAAGAGTCTTGGAGACGATTCTCTTCCTATCGACGTGACCAGAGACGAGAGGACAGAGTCCGCGTTAAGCCACAAGAACATCATGGAGGTGTCCACAG GTTCAGTGAACGGTATGCCGTACCAGCCCCAGCAGGAGGTGGTGGTGAAGAGCATCAGTCGCTACAGCACGGCGGCCGCGCCGGAGGGGTACTGCTACAATGTGGATCCTACGCTGCCCAA GAAAAGGCTGCAATGGAAAAA cttCCTTGTGTCATTCCTGGTGGATGCTCGAGGAGGAGCGATGCGTGGTTGCCGCGGAGGCGGGGTTCGGGTTATTGTCCCACCGCTATCTGCCCAGCAGCCTACTAGGATCACTTGCAG ATATCTGAAACCGTCTCGAATCAACCACATGCCACCTCTAATGGAAGGGGAGGCTCTTGCGTCCAGGGTCTTGGAGATGGGGCCAGTTTCTGCTAAATTCTTAGG GCCTGTGATACTAGAAGTACCTCACTACGCGTCCCTGCGAGGCAAGGAGCGCGAGATCGTGATCCTACGATCTGACAACGGCACCAGTTGGAGGGAGCACAATACTGACGCCACGGATGATGTAGTTCAGGACATTCTGCATGAGACACTTGAGATCGAAG ACACCAACGAAGACGACAAGGGATGGGACGCACCACGTGTGACCAGGATTCTCACCCACGACTTCCCACAGTACTTCGCCGTTATCTCCCGCATCCGTCAAGAGGTGCATGCTATTGGACCTGAAG GTGGCATGGTTTCCAGTTCCGTCGTTCCTCAAGTCCAAGCTGTCTTCCCACAAGGAGCTCTCACCAAGAAGATCAAAGTCGGCCTCCAGGTAAACCTTTTCAAGCCCCGAAAAGGCGTCAAAGACAAAAATCTCAAAAAGATCACCGTCAATAACGTTTCTAAGAAGAAGCGTTTCTCCTTAATTTGGTAA